The genomic DNA CCGGTGCGAGCAGCATCTTCGCGAAGTGCACGGCCTCGTCGGTCATCTGCGTTTGTATCTCGTGCTGGCTCGCGCGTTTCATCAGCGACTTCGTCACGCGCAACGACGCGGGCGGTAGCGCAGCAAGCTTCTGCGCCTGCTGCAGCGCGAACGCATCAACTTCCGCGGCCGGCAACAGCCGGTTCACGAAACCCATCCGCAGTGCCTCGTGCGCGTCGAACGCTTCGCCGAGCATCAGCTTTTCGGCGGCGGCTTGATAGCCGGCGACGCGTTGCAGCAGCAACGACGACGCGGCTTCCGGACACAGCCCCAGCTGCGTGAACGGCAACGCGAACGTCGCCGTATCGGCCGCATAGACGAGGTCGCAGTGCAGCAGCATGGTCGTGCCGATGCCGACGGCCGCGCCCGCCACGGCAGCGACGAGCGGCTTTTCGGCCGAACTGATCGCGCGCAGGAAGCGGAACACCGGTGCGTCTTCGCCGACCGGCGGCGTCTTCAGGAAGTCTTCGAGATCGTTGCCCGCGCAGAAGATGCCGGCGCTGCCGCGCAGCAGGATCGCGCGCACGGTGTCGTCGGAGTGCGCGTCGGCGAGCGCGTCCGCCATCGTCTGGTACATCGCGGCGGTGATCGCGTTCTTCCTGCCGGGGCGGTTGATCGCGATGGTCGTTACGTCGCCGGTGCGTTCGATCTGAATGTCCATGTCTGGTCCTGTCGATCAGAGTTAGCGCTTTAGCGCTTACTCTGATCCCATGCTGACGTTGGTCCGGGTTAGCGCTTTAGCGCTTACCTGGAACCGACAGCGAGTCGATCAGAGTTAGCGCTTTAGCGCTTACTCTGATCCCATGCTGACGTTGGTCCGGGTTAGTGCTTTAGCGCTTACCCGGAACCGACAGCGAGTCGATCAGAGTTGGCGTTTTAGCGCCTGCTCTGATCCGATGCCGCGTTACCCCAGCCTGGCGCTTCAGCGCCCAGGTGGAGTTGTGCGGCGCGCTACGTTGCGGTGAAAACGCCGGCGGCCGTCACGCGCCGTCGCGGCCCAATCAAACCCGCTCAAGAATCCCCGCCGCGCCCATCCCTGTACCGACGCACATCGTCACCATCCCGTACCTGAGCTTGCGACGATGCAGCGCATGCACGACCGTCGACGCACGAATCGCGCCGGTCGCGCCCAGCGGATGCCCGAGCGCAATCGCGCCGCCGATCGGATTGACCTTCGCCGGATCGAGCCCGAGATCCTGAATCACCGCCAGCGCCTGCGCGGCGAACGCTTCGTTGAGCTCGATCCAGTCCATATCGTCCAGCTTGAGCCCCGCGGCCTTCAGCGCGGCCGGAATCGCTTCCTTCGGCCCGATGCCCATGATCTCCGGCGGCACGCCGCGCACCGCGAAGCTAACGAAGCGCGCGAGCGGCGTCAGATTGAATTGCTTCAACATCTTCTCGGATACGACAATCAGCGCGCCCGCGCCATCGGACGTCTGCGAGCTGTTGCCGGCCGTCACGCAGCCTTTGTTCGCAAACACCGGGCGCAGCTTCGCCAGTCCTTCGAGCGACGTATCGGGGCGTGGCCCTTCGTCGAGCGCGACTTCGCGCGTCTTCACGCGCACCTCGCCGCTCGCGAGATCGGGGAAGCGCTCGACGATCGTGTACGGCGCGATCTCGTCCTTGAATTCGCCGGCCTGCTGGCCCGCGAGCGCGCGCTGATGCGACTGCAGCGCGAACTGGTCCTGCGCCTCGCGGCTCACTTTCCAGCGTTCGGCGACACGCTCGGCCGTCAGGCCCATGCCGTACGCGATGCCAACGTCCTCGCCGCGATCGAAGATATGCGGCGACAGCGACGGCTTGTTGCCCATCATCGGCACCATCGTCATCGATTCGCAGCCGCCTGCGATCATCGCCTCCGATTCGCCGACGCGAATGCGGTCCGCGGCCATCGCGAGCGCGGTCAGACCCGACGCGCAGAAGCGGTTGACCGTCACGCCGCCGACCGTATTCGGCAAGCCCGACAGCAGCGCCGACATGCGCGCGACGTTGAGGCCCTGCTCCGCCTCGGGAATCGCGCAGCCGACGATCGCGTCTTCGATCACGCTCGTGTCGAGCCCCGGCACCTGCGCGACCGCCGAGCGGATCGCATGCACCATCAACTCGTCGGGACGCGTGTTTTTGAAAATGCCGCGCGGCGCCTTGCCGATCGGCGTGCGGGCCGCGGCGACGATATATGCGTCCTGCAATTGCCTGTTGCTCGTGCTCATTTTTCGCTCCTTGGTCCGCCGCCTAGTTGCGCACCGGCTTGCCGGTTTGCAGCATGCCCATGATCCGTTCCTGCGTCTTCTGCGTGCCGAGCAGTTCGATAAACGCGCGGCGCTCGAGCGTCAGCAGCCATTCCTCGTCGACGAGACTGCCCGCTTCGACGTCGCCGCCGCAGATTGTTTCGGCGATGCGGCTCGCGATCAGATAGTCGTGCTCGCTGATAAAGCGGCCGTCGCGCAGATTAACGAGCTGCGCCTTGATCGTCGAGATTGCCGAGCGGCCCGCGACCGGCACTTGCGTCACGCGCAGCGGCGGCCGATAACCGGCTGCGGACAAGGCACGCGCTTCTTTCTTCGCGACGTCGAGCAGTTCGAACACATTGAAGACAATCGTGTCGGTCGGCTTCAGATAGCCCATCGCGCGCGCTTCGAGCGCGGAGCCGGAGACCTTCGCGGTCGCCGCATATTCGTACGGCTTTTGCAGGAACTTCAGCAGATCGCCGCCGCTCGCGCCGATCAGGCTTGCGGCTTCGGCCGCACGCAAGGCGGCTTCTTTCAGCCCGCCGCCCGCCGGCAGCAAACCGACGCCGACTTCAACGAGGCCGATATAGCTTTCGACGTGCGCCACGCGCTTCGCGCTTTGCAGCATCAGCTCGCAGCCGCCACCGAGCGCGATGCCCGACACGGCGGGAATCACCGGCACGTTCGCGTATTTGATGCGCAGCATCGTCTGCTGGAATTTCTTTACGAACGGCTCGATGCCCTTTGCGCCGCCCTTCATAAACGCGGGCAACGCCTCTTCGAGATTCGCGCCGGCGGAAAACGGGCCGCCCGGCGTGCCGAGCTTCAGCGACGTCGGTTGCCAGATCACGACGCCCTTGTAGTCCTTCTCGGCGAGCTCGATGGCCTGCACGATGCTGTCGAGCACGGCCGGGCCCATCGTGTTCATCTTGCTCCGGTACGAGACGATGACGATGTCGTCTTCGCCTGGACGATCGTCGACCCACGCGCGCAGGCCGTCGTTTTCGAACAGCGTCTTGCCGTAGGTGGCCGGGTCGCGGCCCGCTTCACCGGCGAGCGGCGCGCGGAACACCTGCTTGTCGTACACGGGCAGCGATGAGCGCGGCACGAACCGTTTCGCCGCCGGCGACCATGAACCGTCGGCCGTATGCACGCCGCCCTTTTCGGCAACCGCGCCGTCGAACACCCACGCGGGCAGCGGCGCATTCGACAAGGCCTTGCCGGCCGCGATATCGTCGCGCACCCATTCGGCGACCTGCTTCCAGCCGGCCGTCTGCCAGCTCTCGAACGGGCCTTCGTTCCAGCCGAAGCCCCAGCGCACCGCGAAGTCGAGGTCGCGCGCGTTGTCGGCAATGGATTCGAGATGCACCGCGATGTAGTGGAACACGTCGCGGAAGATCGCCCACAGAAACTGCGCCTGCTTGTGGTCGGATTCGCGCAACAGCTTCAGGCGCTCGGCGGGCGGCCGCTTGAGGATGCGTCCGATCAGTTCGTCGGCCTTCGCGCCGCTTTCGACGTAGTCGCCCGCTTGCGGGTCGAGCACCTTGATCGCCTTGCCGTCCTTGCGATAAAAGCCCGCGCCGCTTTTCTGACCGAGCGCGCCGTTCTTCACGAGCCCGGCGAGCACCGCGGGCGTTTCGTAGACCGGAAAGAACGGATCGTCGGCGAGATTGTCCTGCATCGTCTTGATGACGTGCGCCATCGTGTCGAGCCCGACCACATCCGCCGTGCGGAACGTCGCCGACTTCGCGCGGCCGAGGCGGCTGCCGGTCAGGTCGTCGACTTCGTCGTAGCGCAGGCCGAACTTCGCGGCTTCGGCGATCGTCGCGAGAATCGAGAAGATACCGACGCGGTTCGCGATAAAGTTCGGCGTGTCTTTCGCGCGCACGACGCCTTTGCCGACCACGCTCGTCAGCAGCGTTTCGAGTTGATCGAGAATGTCGGGCCGCGTGTGCGCGGTCGGAATCAGCTCGACCAGATGCATATAGCGCGGCGGATTGAAGAAGTGCACGCCGCAGAAACGCGCTTTCAGTTCGTCGGAAAAGCCCTGCGACAGTTCGGTGATCGACAGCCCCGACGTGTTCGACGCGAAGATCGCATGCGGCGCGATATGCGGCGACACCTTCTTGTAGAGGTCGTGCTTCCAGTCCATGCGCTCGGCGATCGCTTCGATCACCACGTCACATTCGGCGAGCTTGTCGATGTCGTCGTCGTAGTTCGCGGGCTGGATGAATTGCGCGTCGTCTTTCACGCCGAACGGCGCCGGCGACAGCTTCTTCAGATTCTCGATTGCCTTCAGCACGATGCCGTTCTTCTGGCCTTCGCGCGCCGGCAGATCGAATAGCAGCACCGGCACCTTCGCGTTCACGAGGTGCGCGGCGATCTGCGCGCCCATCACGCCGGCGCCGAGCACGGCCACCTTGCGAATGATCAGATTGCTCACGTCGTTTCTCCGGAGAGTCATGCAATGTTGCGTGGACAAGCCGCGTTCGATGTTCGACACGGCTGTCGTGCGATTCGGTTGCGCGCGAGGCGGCTCGCGCGCGAATCTTCAAGAATGCGGTTAGAAAAGCGGTCAGAACAGCGCTTCGTCGATTTCCATCAGCGTCTTCGCGCCCGCGCGCGCGGCGCGGATCGTCGACGCGGTTTCGGGCAGCAGCTTCGCGAAGTAGAAGCGCGCGGTGGCGAGCTTCGCCTTGTAGAACGGATCGCCCGACGCTTCCTTATCCAATGCAATGCGTGCCATCCGCGCCCAGAAATACGCGAACACCAGATGCCCGACCGTGCGCAGATACGGCACCGCCGCCGCGCCGACCTCGTCGGGGTTCTGCATCGCCTTCATGCCGATTTCCATCGTCAGCTTCTGCACCTTGTCCGCGATATCGGCGAGCGGATTGACGAACTCCTGCATCTCGGGTTTCACGCCTTCTTCGTCGATAAAGTCGGTGACGAGCTTGCCGAACTTCTTCAGCTTCGCTCCCATGTCGCCGAGCACTTTGCGACCGAGCAGATCGAGCGACTGGATCGCGTTCGTGCCTTCGTAAATCATGTTGATGCGTGCGTCGCGCACGTACTGCTCCATGCCCCACTCGGCAATGAAACCATGTCCGCCGTACACCTGCAGCGCAAGATTGGTGCCCTCGAACGCGTTGTCGGACAGGAACGCCTTCAGGATCGGCGTGAGC from Paraburkholderia edwinii includes the following:
- a CDS encoding enoyl-CoA hydratase; translation: MDIQIERTGDVTTIAINRPGRKNAITAAMYQTMADALADAHSDDTVRAILLRGSAGIFCAGNDLEDFLKTPPVGEDAPVFRFLRAISSAEKPLVAAVAGAAVGIGTTMLLHCDLVYAADTATFALPFTQLGLCPEAASSLLLQRVAGYQAAAEKLMLGEAFDAHEALRMGFVNRLLPAAEVDAFALQQAQKLAALPPASLRVTKSLMKRASQHEIQTQMTDEAVHFAKMLLAPAAREAFSAFFEKRKPDFRSIS
- a CDS encoding acetyl-CoA C-acyltransferase; translated protein: MSTSNRQLQDAYIVAAARTPIGKAPRGIFKNTRPDELMVHAIRSAVAQVPGLDTSVIEDAIVGCAIPEAEQGLNVARMSALLSGLPNTVGGVTVNRFCASGLTALAMAADRIRVGESEAMIAGGCESMTMVPMMGNKPSLSPHIFDRGEDVGIAYGMGLTAERVAERWKVSREAQDQFALQSHQRALAGQQAGEFKDEIAPYTIVERFPDLASGEVRVKTREVALDEGPRPDTSLEGLAKLRPVFANKGCVTAGNSSQTSDGAGALIVVSEKMLKQFNLTPLARFVSFAVRGVPPEIMGIGPKEAIPAALKAAGLKLDDMDWIELNEAFAAQALAVIQDLGLDPAKVNPIGGAIALGHPLGATGAIRASTVVHALHRRKLRYGMVTMCVGTGMGAAGILERV
- a CDS encoding 3-hydroxyacyl-CoA dehydrogenase/enoyl-CoA hydratase family protein codes for the protein MSNLIIRKVAVLGAGVMGAQIAAHLVNAKVPVLLFDLPAREGQKNGIVLKAIENLKKLSPAPFGVKDDAQFIQPANYDDDIDKLAECDVVIEAIAERMDWKHDLYKKVSPHIAPHAIFASNTSGLSITELSQGFSDELKARFCGVHFFNPPRYMHLVELIPTAHTRPDILDQLETLLTSVVGKGVVRAKDTPNFIANRVGIFSILATIAEAAKFGLRYDEVDDLTGSRLGRAKSATFRTADVVGLDTMAHVIKTMQDNLADDPFFPVYETPAVLAGLVKNGALGQKSGAGFYRKDGKAIKVLDPQAGDYVESGAKADELIGRILKRPPAERLKLLRESDHKQAQFLWAIFRDVFHYIAVHLESIADNARDLDFAVRWGFGWNEGPFESWQTAGWKQVAEWVRDDIAAGKALSNAPLPAWVFDGAVAEKGGVHTADGSWSPAAKRFVPRSSLPVYDKQVFRAPLAGEAGRDPATYGKTLFENDGLRAWVDDRPGEDDIVIVSYRSKMNTMGPAVLDSIVQAIELAEKDYKGVVIWQPTSLKLGTPGGPFSAGANLEEALPAFMKGGAKGIEPFVKKFQQTMLRIKYANVPVIPAVSGIALGGGCELMLQSAKRVAHVESYIGLVEVGVGLLPAGGGLKEAALRAAEAASLIGASGGDLLKFLQKPYEYAATAKVSGSALEARAMGYLKPTDTIVFNVFELLDVAKKEARALSAAGYRPPLRVTQVPVAGRSAISTIKAQLVNLRDGRFISEHDYLIASRIAETICGGDVEAGSLVDEEWLLTLERRAFIELLGTQKTQERIMGMLQTGKPVRN